CTACTAGTAATGGTACCTTTGTGGAGGGGGAAGACTATGTTCTCTTTAGCGGGATTTCCTCCACCTCTAATGAGATCTCTATTGGTGTTCAGGACGGTGTAGGCGCTCTTGATAGTTTTGGGGTGCTCAGTGGCTTCCAGGTTGTTTCCGTTCCAGAGCCATCCAGTACTGTGATGATCGGCGCAGGATTGGCTTTCTTGGGTCTACGTCGAAAGCGTCATGCCTAATCGGTATTTAACAAAAGTTTGCCAGCTAGCCATGTGCTTGCTGGCAATCTTCAGCTCTGTGAGTTCAGGTGCTGCGGGGTTTATCTATCCTGACAGCGCGAGCTCTAGTGGTGGTCAGTTTAGTGCCAGTTATGCTCCGTCTAACCTGATGAATGGCGGTTTCACTGGGCCTGGTGATGTCATTGATACCACCGTGAACTACATCGCCTCGGGCAATAACTATGCCTCCGCGTCTGGAACGACTTCAGGTTTCTCCATCACCTTTGAGTTTGATGAAGCGGTAGAGCTGGATGGGATGTATGTCTGGAACTACGTCTATCGGAATAATGGCAATGGTTCTGGATCTCCCAGTGCCGGGGTGAATGCCTACACCCTGACCTTCTATGATGGAGCTAACGGAGGTGGTAATCAAATCGGAGAAGTCTATTCCTCCAACTTGGCCCAAGCAGTTTATAATGCGCAAAATACGGCTCAAACGGTGAGCTTTGGAGTGAGCTACACGGGTGTTAGATCCGTAGTCATGCAGGTGGTTTCCAATCATGGGGGGACAAGCTTTACTGGAATGAGTGAGTTGGCGTTTAGTGATGTGCAAAATGGAGGCAACGGAATTACTTCTTTCACTGCCTCGGAGAGTTTCGTGCAAAAGCCGGCACAGATTCAGCTTGGCTGGCAGGTGGAGGAGCCGATCAGCTCTCTGGAGATTCAGCCGGATGTAGGAGATGTTCTTAGTCTTACTTCAGGAGGTCTTGGAAGTGTGTTGGTTTCTCCGATCGGCAAAACGAAGTACACTCTGATTTTAAATGGGACTGAAGAGCAATCAGTCGAAGTCGTTGGATTACCCGAGAAGGAGAAGGTGCATCTCTATCTGATGATTGGTCAGTCTAACATGCAGGGCGCGGGACGTGATCGTGATGCGGAATTGGATGCAGGCGTAGGCCGGGTTTTACAGTTTGGCAGTCGCGATGGGATGAAGTCGCAATGGTTACAGGCGGAGCATCCGCTGACAGCTCTGAGTGTCGATGGCAATGTGATTGGCATGGGGCTTGAGTTTGGCAAGACGCTACTCGCCAGCCAGTCGGACCCCGAGGTGGTGGTGGGAATTATCAACCATGCCATGGGATCGACCGCGATCCAGTGGTGGGCTCCTGGAGCTCCGCATTCAAAAAAGAATCGTCCAGGAACCAGTGAGCCTTACTATCTCTACGATGAGGCCATCCAGCGAGTCAATGCGGCCAAGCAGTACGGAGTGCTCAAGGGCGTGCTCTGGCATCAAGGCGAGTATAACTCGAACCCTAGCCAGTCGAATCCTGCCGCTGAATGGGATCTCTATGATGAGCGTATCCAGGCTCTCGTCGATAACTTGCGCAGTGATACAGGTGTGGCATGGTTGCCCTTTGTGTGCGGCAAGCTGGTGCCATCCAGCTGGGTGAATGATAGCGGCCAGACGATCAACTACAACAGGCCCTCACAGCGTGACATCGTGGAGGCTGCCATGGCTGATCTGCCAAACCACCGCAGCAATACGGCTTGTGTAGAGAACATTGGACTACGCGGCATGGATAATGAAATGATTCACTTTGATGCCTGGTCTCAGCGTGAGCTTGGTCAGCGCTATGCTGCGGCGATGCAGCAGATTTACAGCAATCCTTTTCTGATGTACATGGGTGGATACTATGATCCGTCAGAGCTTCAGGATTCTGAGATCATTGATCCCGATGGAGACAATGACGGGGATGGGAGGAGTAATTTTTTAGAGAATGCTTTCCTAACAAATCCTAGACTGCCGGACGTCTTCAGTGTGCTTTCATCACCA
The sequence above is drawn from the Rubritalea squalenifaciens DSM 18772 genome and encodes:
- a CDS encoding sialate O-acetylesterase, which translates into the protein MCLLAIFSSVSSGAAGFIYPDSASSSGGQFSASYAPSNLMNGGFTGPGDVIDTTVNYIASGNNYASASGTTSGFSITFEFDEAVELDGMYVWNYVYRNNGNGSGSPSAGVNAYTLTFYDGANGGGNQIGEVYSSNLAQAVYNAQNTAQTVSFGVSYTGVRSVVMQVVSNHGGTSFTGMSELAFSDVQNGGNGITSFTASESFVQKPAQIQLGWQVEEPISSLEIQPDVGDVLSLTSGGLGSVLVSPIGKTKYTLILNGTEEQSVEVVGLPEKEKVHLYLMIGQSNMQGAGRDRDAELDAGVGRVLQFGSRDGMKSQWLQAEHPLTALSVDGNVIGMGLEFGKTLLASQSDPEVVVGIINHAMGSTAIQWWAPGAPHSKKNRPGTSEPYYLYDEAIQRVNAAKQYGVLKGVLWHQGEYNSNPSQSNPAAEWDLYDERIQALVDNLRSDTGVAWLPFVCGKLVPSSWVNDSGQTINYNRPSQRDIVEAAMADLPNHRSNTACVENIGLRGMDNEMIHFDAWSQRELGQRYAAAMQQIYSNPFLMYMGGYYDPSELQDSEIIDPDGDNDGDGRSNFLENAFLTNPRLPDVFSVLSSPVIINDGAEDFAELSFIRRYDSEAPNYWVEVSEDLVSWVSNQDSGGVTEEMGSPQSNGNGTWTTTVRHALPESGKEHLFFRVKVSE